Proteins encoded by one window of Streptomyces sp. ALI-76-A:
- a CDS encoding redox-sensing transcriptional repressor Rex translates to MATGRTHRPATRSRGIPEATVARLPLYLRALTALSERSVPTVSSEELAAAAGVNSAKLRKDFSYLGSYGTRGVGYDVEYLVYQISRELGLTQDWPVVIVGIGNLGAALANYGGFASRGFRVAALIDADPTMAGKPVAGIPVQHTDELEKIISTNGVSIGVIATPAGAAQQVCDRLVAAGVTSILNFAPTVLTVPDGVDVRKVDLSIELQILAFHEQRKAGEEAAAAADGALPTVAARTKSSDKGPDGDVPAVMPA, encoded by the coding sequence GTGGCAACTGGCCGAACTCACCGACCGGCGACCCGTAGCCGAGGGATTCCCGAGGCCACCGTCGCCCGGCTTCCGCTGTACCTCCGCGCGCTGACCGCACTGTCGGAGCGCTCGGTGCCCACGGTCTCCTCCGAGGAGCTCGCGGCCGCCGCGGGGGTCAACTCCGCGAAGCTGCGCAAGGACTTCTCGTACCTCGGCTCCTACGGGACGCGCGGTGTGGGGTACGACGTCGAGTATCTCGTCTACCAGATCTCCCGCGAACTCGGCCTGACCCAGGACTGGCCGGTAGTGATCGTCGGCATCGGCAACCTCGGCGCCGCGCTGGCCAACTACGGCGGGTTCGCCTCCCGTGGATTCCGGGTCGCCGCGCTGATCGACGCCGATCCCACGATGGCCGGGAAGCCGGTCGCCGGGATCCCCGTCCAGCACACGGACGAGCTGGAAAAAATCATTTCGACCAACGGCGTGTCGATCGGGGTCATCGCCACGCCCGCCGGTGCCGCCCAGCAGGTCTGCGACCGGCTAGTGGCCGCCGGGGTCACCTCCATCCTGAACTTCGCGCCGACCGTGCTGACCGTGCCGGACGGCGTCGACGTGCGCAAGGTCGACCTCTCCATCGAGCTGCAGATCCTCGCCTTCCACGAGCAGCGCAAGGCCGGCGAGGAGGCCGCCGCGGCCGCCGACGGCGCCCTTCCGACCGTCGCCGCCCGCACGAAGTCCTCCGACAAGGGACCCGACGGGGACGTCCCCGCCGTGATGCCGGCATGA
- a CDS encoding glutaredoxin family protein gives MAGMSPLFRRTGRDPQDRLVTLVRKPGCHLCDDAQIVVEKVCAELGVPWEQKDITQDPRLHDQYWEQIPVVLVDGEQHTFWRVNEDRLRKALT, from the coding sequence ATGGCGGGCATGAGTCCCCTCTTCCGCCGGACGGGTCGCGACCCGCAGGACCGGCTCGTGACGCTCGTCCGCAAGCCCGGCTGTCACCTCTGTGACGACGCGCAGATCGTCGTCGAGAAGGTGTGCGCCGAGCTCGGGGTCCCCTGGGAGCAGAAGGACATCACTCAGGACCCTCGACTGCACGACCAGTACTGGGAGCAGATCCCCGTCGTCCTCGTGGATGGGGAACAGCACACTTTTTGGCGCGTGAACGAGGATCGCCTTCGCAAAGCGTTGACTTAG
- a CDS encoding ECF subfamily RNA polymerase sigma factor, BldN family → MYPHVGVDASGLATLRATVLDLLRGFVPTAYAVPALAVATTPVGPCYALADGSAAVGRRGRSTGAAPARRPAADSDSARMMDLVERAQAGEADAFGRLYDQYSDTVYRYIYYRVGGKATAEDLTSETFLRALRRIGTFTWQGRDFGAWLVTIARNLVADHFKSSRFRLEVTTGEMLDANEVARSPEDSVLESLSNAALLDAVRRLNPQQQECVTLRFLQGLSVAETAHVMGKNEGAIKTLQYRAVRTLARLLPDDAR, encoded by the coding sequence GTGTACCCACACGTCGGGGTTGACGCCTCGGGCCTGGCTACGCTCCGCGCAACGGTCCTGGACCTGTTGCGCGGCTTCGTCCCCACCGCGTACGCCGTCCCCGCCCTCGCCGTTGCCACCACCCCCGTCGGCCCGTGCTACGCGCTCGCCGACGGCAGCGCCGCCGTCGGCAGACGAGGGCGTTCGACCGGTGCCGCCCCCGCCCGCCGACCCGCCGCCGACAGCGACAGCGCCCGCATGATGGACCTGGTGGAACGCGCCCAGGCCGGCGAGGCCGACGCCTTCGGCCGTCTCTACGACCAGTACAGCGACACCGTGTACCGGTACATCTACTACCGAGTGGGAGGCAAGGCGACCGCCGAGGACCTGACCAGCGAGACGTTCCTGCGCGCCCTGCGCCGCATCGGCACCTTCACCTGGCAGGGCCGCGACTTCGGCGCCTGGCTGGTGACGATCGCCCGCAACCTCGTCGCCGACCACTTCAAGTCCAGCCGCTTCCGGCTCGAAGTGACCACCGGTGAGATGCTCGACGCCAACGAGGTCGCGCGCTCCCCCGAGGACTCCGTCCTGGAGTCCCTCTCGAACGCCGCGCTCCTGGACGCCGTACGACGGCTCAACCCCCAGCAGCAGGAGTGCGTGACCCTCCGGTTCCTCCAGGGTCTCTCGGTGGCCGAGACCGCCCACGTGATGGGCAAGAACGAGGGGGCGATCAAGACCCTCCAGTACC
- a CDS encoding HAD-IB family hydrolase has protein sequence MAALGWLTPRRRSATARSVLAGEASAEAARKSTQDISTVEPQFPVHGDAHAAAFFDLDNTVMQGAALFHFGRGLHKRKFFETRDLARFAWQQAWFRLAGVEDPEHMQEARDSALSIVQGHRVSELMSIGEEIYDEYMAERIWPGTRALAQAHLDAGQKVWLVTAAPVEIATVIARRLGLTGALGTVAESVDGVYTGKLVGEPLHGPAKAEAVRALAAAEGLDLSRCAAYSDSHNDIPMLSLVGHPYAINPDSKLRKHARRLEWRLRDYRTGRKAAKVGIPAAAGVGAVAGGTAAAIALHKRRR, from the coding sequence ATGGCCGCTCTCGGATGGCTCACCCCCCGTAGGCGCTCCGCCACGGCGCGCAGTGTGCTGGCAGGCGAGGCCTCGGCGGAGGCAGCACGCAAGTCCACGCAGGACATCTCCACCGTGGAACCGCAGTTCCCGGTGCACGGCGACGCGCACGCCGCCGCCTTCTTCGACCTCGACAACACCGTGATGCAGGGCGCCGCCCTGTTCCACTTCGGGCGGGGCCTGCACAAGCGGAAGTTCTTCGAGACCCGCGACCTGGCCCGGTTCGCCTGGCAGCAGGCGTGGTTCCGGCTGGCCGGCGTCGAGGACCCGGAGCACATGCAGGAGGCCCGGGACTCCGCGCTGTCGATCGTCCAGGGCCACCGCGTCTCCGAGCTGATGTCGATCGGCGAGGAGATCTACGACGAGTACATGGCCGAGCGCATCTGGCCGGGCACCCGGGCCCTCGCCCAGGCCCACCTGGATGCGGGCCAGAAGGTGTGGCTGGTCACAGCCGCCCCGGTGGAGATCGCCACGGTGATCGCCCGCCGCCTCGGCCTGACGGGCGCCCTGGGCACGGTCGCCGAGTCGGTGGACGGCGTCTACACGGGCAAGCTGGTCGGCGAGCCCCTGCACGGCCCGGCGAAGGCGGAGGCGGTGCGCGCCCTGGCCGCGGCGGAGGGCCTGGACCTGTCGCGCTGCGCGGCGTACAGCGACTCGCACAACGACATCCCGATGCTCTCCCTGGTCGGCCACCCCTACGCCATCAACCCGGACAGCAAGCTCCGCAAGCACGCCCGCCGGCTGGAGTGGCGCCTGCGGGACTACCGCACGGGCCGCAAGGCGGCGAAGGTCGGCATCCCGGCGGCGGCGGGCGTGGGCGCGGTGGCGGGCGGCACGGCGGCGGCGATCGCCCTGCACAAGCGCCGCCGCTGA